One genomic segment of Brevibacillus laterosporus LMG 15441 includes these proteins:
- a CDS encoding IS3 family transposase has protein sequence MLKEVKGIYGYPRIKVWLFRRYGLKVNHKRVYRIMKELGIQALIRKKRKFFGRKEKVVISENKLNRNFCASRPNEKWANVIVFYFSYLQLLFI, from the coding sequence GTATCCCCGAATAAAAGTGTGGTTATTTAGAAGGTACGGATTAAAAGTCAATCATAAACGTGTATATCGCATCATGAAGGAACTTGGGATACAAGCGCTAATCCGTAAAAAACGAAAATTCTTTGGGCGCAAAGAGAAGGTTGTTATCTCCGAAAACAAGCTGAATCGAAATTTTTGCGCCTCACGGCCAAATGAGAAATGGGCTAATGTTATCGTTTTTTATTTTTCCTATTTACAACTATTATTCATATAA